The following are from one region of the Cyanobium gracile PCC 6307 genome:
- a CDS encoding P-II family nitrogen regulator yields MSQQVWKLVIVAEEVLSKKLVKLIKAAGATGYTVNAAGGEGSRNVRSTGEPSVSHTLSNVKIEVLTGTRELADTITREIEAKFYADFSIITYIYPVEALRDHKF; encoded by the coding sequence ATGAGTCAACAGGTCTGGAAGCTTGTGATCGTTGCGGAGGAAGTCCTCTCCAAGAAGCTCGTCAAGCTCATCAAGGCAGCAGGCGCCACCGGTTACACCGTCAATGCAGCCGGTGGTGAGGGGAGCCGCAATGTGCGCTCCACGGGAGAGCCGAGTGTGTCTCACACCCTCTCCAATGTGAAGATCGAAGTGCTCACCGGCACCCGCGAGCTGGCCGACACCATCACCCGTGAGATCGAAGCCAAGTTTTACGCAGACTTCTCGATCATCACCTACATCTACCCAGTGGAAGCCCTGCGCGATCACAAGTTCTGA
- a CDS encoding sodium-dependent bicarbonate transport family permease, with the protein MAFISDFLPLFLEQVQSPTLGFLIGGIIVAALGSQLAIPDSIYKFISFFLLMKIGLTGGIAIRNSNPTEIFLPALAAVGLGIVIVFIARYTLGKLPGISVPDAVATGGLFGAVSGSTLAAVLPQLDSAKIPYEAWTAALYPFMDIPALVTAIVVASVYLSKKTGNTAEKVEVWPIIKESIQSSAVTSLLLGVALGILTKPEPVYESFFNPLFRGFLAVLMIIMGMEAAQRMNELRKVAQWFAIYAFISPIVHGFLAFGVGVIIHKLTGFSIGGAVVLAVIAASSSDISGPPTLRAGIPSANPSAYIGASTAIGTPVAIAICIPLFIGIAEVMLGR; encoded by the coding sequence GTGGCATTCATCTCCGACTTCCTCCCGCTCTTCCTGGAGCAGGTTCAGTCCCCGACCCTGGGATTCCTGATCGGCGGGATCATCGTCGCCGCCCTTGGCAGCCAGCTGGCGATCCCCGATTCGATTTACAAGTTCATCAGCTTCTTTCTGCTGATGAAGATCGGCCTGACGGGCGGGATCGCGATTCGGAATTCCAACCCTACCGAGATCTTTCTGCCGGCGCTTGCGGCCGTAGGACTGGGCATCGTGATCGTCTTCATCGCCCGCTACACCCTGGGCAAACTGCCCGGCATCAGCGTGCCTGACGCCGTGGCCACCGGCGGTCTGTTCGGTGCGGTGAGCGGCTCCACGCTGGCGGCCGTGCTGCCGCAGCTGGATTCCGCCAAGATCCCCTATGAGGCCTGGACGGCGGCTCTCTACCCCTTCATGGACATCCCGGCGCTGGTGACGGCCATCGTGGTCGCCAGCGTCTACCTCTCCAAGAAGACGGGCAACACCGCCGAGAAAGTCGAAGTTTGGCCGATCATCAAGGAAAGCATTCAGAGTTCGGCCGTCACGTCGCTGCTGCTGGGCGTGGCCCTCGGCATCCTCACCAAACCCGAGCCCGTCTACGAGAGCTTCTTCAACCCCCTGTTCCGCGGTTTCCTTGCCGTTCTGATGATCATCATGGGGATGGAGGCCGCCCAGCGGATGAACGAGCTGCGCAAGGTGGCCCAGTGGTTCGCCATCTACGCCTTCATCTCCCCCATCGTCCATGGCTTCCTGGCCTTCGGCGTCGGCGTGATCATCCACAAGCTCACCGGCTTCAGCATCGGCGGCGCCGTGGTGCTGGCGGTGATCGCGGCGTCCAGCTCGGACATCTCGGGCCCGCCCACCCTGCGTGCCGGCATTCCTTCGGCGAATCCCTCGGCCTACATCGGCGCCTCCACCGCCATCGGCACGCCCGTGGCGATCGCGATCTGCATCCCGCTGTTCATCGGGATTGCAGAAGTGATGCTCGGCCGGTAA
- the mazG gene encoding nucleoside triphosphate pyrophosphohydrolase produces the protein MSGSRPLSASDADGAALEPLAELVAIVDRLRDPQGGCPWDLAQTHSSLIPYVLEEAHEVADAIRRGDDDHLAEELGDLLLQVVLHARIASEAGSFDLAAVARTIAAKLVRRHPHVFDPAAERADDAETVRRSWEAIKAAERQQPASASPLSDRLAEKVRGQPALAGAMTISRMAAAAGFEWDAMEGVWAKVQEELDELREAVASGDRAHAQEELGDVLFTLVNVARWCGLDPEEGLAGTNRRFLDRFSRVEAALGGDLGGRGLAELEGHWRAAKAQIRAEQDSGPKSPPADPAGGGS, from the coding sequence ATGTCTGGTTCCCGGCCGCTTTCCGCTTCTGATGCCGATGGGGCCGCGCTGGAGCCCCTGGCGGAGCTGGTGGCGATCGTGGATCGGCTGCGGGATCCCCAGGGGGGCTGCCCCTGGGACCTGGCCCAGACCCACAGCAGCCTGATCCCCTACGTGCTCGAGGAGGCCCATGAGGTGGCCGATGCGATCCGCCGCGGCGACGACGATCACCTGGCCGAGGAGCTGGGCGACTTGCTGCTGCAGGTGGTCCTGCACGCCCGCATCGCCAGTGAGGCGGGGAGTTTCGATCTGGCCGCCGTCGCCCGCACCATCGCCGCCAAGCTGGTGCGGCGCCACCCGCACGTGTTCGATCCCGCGGCGGAGCGGGCCGACGATGCCGAGACCGTGCGCCGCAGCTGGGAGGCGATCAAGGCCGCCGAGCGCCAGCAGCCAGCCAGCGCCAGCCCCCTCAGCGACCGCCTGGCGGAGAAGGTGCGCGGCCAGCCCGCCCTGGCCGGCGCCATGACGATCTCCCGCATGGCCGCCGCCGCCGGCTTCGAGTGGGACGCCATGGAGGGGGTGTGGGCCAAGGTGCAGGAGGAGCTGGACGAACTGCGGGAGGCCGTGGCCAGCGGCGACCGGGCCCATGCCCAGGAGGAACTGGGTGATGTGCTGTTCACCCTGGTGAACGTGGCCCGCTGGTGTGGCCTCGACCCGGAGGAGGGTCTGGCGGGCACCAACCGCCGCTTCCTCGACCGCTTCTCCCGGGTGGAGGCCGCCCTGGGCGGCGATCTCGGCGGCCGCGGCCTCGCGGAGCTGGAGGGCCACTGGCGGGCGGCCAAGGCCCAGATCCGCGCCGAGCAGGATTCCGGGCCTAAGTCTCCTCCGGCGGACCCTGCCGGCGGCGGCTCTTGA